In Pikeienuella piscinae, the sequence TGCAGCGCAACCCCGAGGTCATGACCGATCTCATGATGCAGTACGAGCTTGTCCTGTCGGACCCGACCCGCGACAGGCCGGCGCTGATCGCCCTCGCCACTTTCCTCGCCTTCATCCTATTCGGCTCCGCGCCGCTCCTGCCCTATTTCCTCGCCCCGCCAACCGCGACCACCTTCAACATCTCTCTCGCATCCTCCGTCGGCGCGCTGATCGCGCTCGGCCTGCTGCGCTGGAAGGTGACAAGCGAGACCCTGCGCCGCTGCGTCGGCGAGACATTGCTGGTCGGCGGCATCTGCGGGCTGGTGGCGTTCACCGTCGGGCTGATGTTCGCGTGACTCGTGGGAATAAGCTGCGGCGCTCGTCTTGCCGGAAATTTCGTAGTCTGTCTCGGATGGCGCGTGAAACGGCGACCCCGACCGGGTGATCGCGCCGGACAGCCTGCATCCGCTTATTCAAACCGCCCGCCCCCACCGACGAACGCAAGAGAAGTCCGGCTTGACTGGCGAAATCAATATCAATAAATCTGGATATATGGATAAGCTTCACGCTCTCGATTCCTTTGCGGCGCTCAGCCAGCCCACCCGTCTTGAAGTGTTCCGCCTGCTGATCATGGCCGGAGAGGTGGGCATGTCGGCCGGCGAAATCAGCGACACGCTCGGCGTCCGCCAGAACACGATGTCGGCGAACCTGGCGATCCTGGCCCGCTCCGGTCTGGTCAGGAACGAACGACAAGGACGCAACATCCGTTATTTCGCCGATATGGACGGGCTGCGCGGCCTGCTCGCCTATTTGCTGGAGGATTGCTGCGGCGGATCTCCGGCGCTTTGCCAGCCTTTCATCGATGAACTCGCTTGCGTTTGCAACGAATCTGTCGTGGCGAAGGATGATGCCGCCAAATGAGCCCGATGAATTCATCGAGGCCACCTGCAACTGGAACCCCGGAAGACCGACATGACCGACACCTCGCTTCCCGCCGCCGCGGGCCTGGGTACATTCGAACGCTGGCTCTCGATCTGGGTCGCGCTCGCCATCGGCGCGGGACTCGCGCTCGGCAATCTCTTTCCCGGCGTCTTTTCTACCCTGGCCGCGCTGGAGGTCGCTTCGGTCAACCTGCCGGTGGCGGTGCTGATCTGGGCGATGGTCTATCCGATGATGGTCGGTGTCGATTTCAGCGCGCTGCGCCAGGCGGGGGACAAGCCGAAGGGGCTGGTCGTAACGCTTGTGGTCAACTGGATGATCAAGCCCTTCACGATGGCCGCGCTCGGCGTACTGTTCTTCAACCATGTTTTCGCCGGCCTGATTCCGCCGGATGACGCGCAGGCCTATCTGGCGGGCGTGATCCTGCTGGGAGCGGCGCCCTGCACCGCGATGGTGTTCGTCTGGTCGAACCTCACACGCGGCGACGCGACCTATACGCTGGTTCAAGTCAGCGTGAACGATGTCGTGATGGTGTTCGCTTTCGCGCCCATCGTGGCCTTTCTCCTGGGCGTGACGGATATCGTCGTGCCCTGGGACACGCTGCTTCTTTCGGTGGGCCTCTATGTCATGCTTCCGCTCCTGGCCGGGTATCTGACGCGACGAAATCTCGTGAGAAAGGGCGGCGAGGCGGAGGTCGATGCGTTCAAGAGCAGGGTGCAACCCTTCTCGATCGTCGGCCTTCTGGTGACGGTGGTGCTGCTTTTTGGGTTTCAGGGCGAGGTTATCCTCGATCGTCCCCTTGTCATCGCGCTGATCGCCGTTCCCCTGCTGATCCAGTCCTACGGCATTTTCTTCGTGGCCTATGGCGCGGCGCGGGCCTGGCGCATCCCGTTCAACGTCGCCGCCCCCTGCGCCCTGATCGGCACGTCCAACTTCTTCGAACTGGCCGTGGCCGTTGCGATCAGCCTGTTCGGGCTTGGGTCGGGCGCCGCCCTTGCGACCGTTGTCGGTGTTCTCGTGGAAGTCCCTGTGATGCTATCGCTCGTCGCCTTCGCCAACAGGACGAAGCACTGGTTTCCTGAGGGAAAGGACCCGGCATGACCATCGTCATTCATCACAATTCCGCCTGCGGCACGTCGCGAAACGTGCTGGCGATCATCAAAGCATCGGGCGAGACGCCTGTGGTCATCGACTATCTCGAAACCGGCTGGACCCGTCCGCAACTTCTGGCGCTGTTCGCGGCCGCAGACCTGACGCCGCGAAACGCCCTGCGGGTGAAGCGATCTCCGGCGGAAGAGCTTGGCCTGCTAGACCCCGCCGTCAGCGACGAGACGCTGATCGCCGCGATGATCGAGCACCCTGTTCTGGTCAACCGTCCCATCGTCTGCACGCCGAAGGGCGTGCGGCTTTGCCGTCCTAGCGAATTGGTTCTGGATCTGCTCGACCGCCTGCCGCCCGGCCCGATGACGAAGGAGGACGGAACGCCGTTGATCGATGCAAAGGGAAACCGCGTTGGCTGACACGCCGAATATCGAGGAACGCCATTTCCACCCGTTTGACGCGGCGCGCCTGTCGGCCCCCGCGCGGGTGAGCCGCCCCGCGCGCATCTTGTTGCTCTACGGCTCGCTCAGGGCACGGTCCTACAGTCGGTTGATGACAGAGGAGGCGGCGCGCGTCCTCACCCGGCTCGGCGCCGAAACATGGACCTATCGACCTGTCGGCCTGCCGCTGCCGGATGACGAGGATGCGAACGCCGATCACCCGAAGGTGCGGGAATTGCGCGATCTGGTCGCCTGGTCCGATGGCATGGTCTGGTGCTCGCCAGAGCGGCACGGCGCGATGACGGGCGTCATGAAGACGCAGATCGACTGGATCCCGCTATCCATTGGCGGCGTGCGTCCGACCCAAGGCAAGACTCTGGCGGTCATGCAGGTCAGCGGCGGTTCGCAGAGCTTCAACGCCGTCAACCAGCTCCGCATCCTCGGGCGCTGGATGCGTCTTCTCACCATTCCAAACCAGTCATCGACGCCGAAAGCGTTTCTGGAATTCGATAGCGACGGGCGGATGAAACCGTCGCCGTTCTACGACAGAATGGTGGATGTCATGGAGGAACTGTTGAAGTTCACGATCCTGACCCGCGACGGCAAGGATTACCTCCTCGATCGCTACAGCGAAAGGAAGGAGAGCGCCGCCGCTCTGTCGAAGCGGGTGAATCAGAAGGCGATCTGATCGGGGCGCTCCCGCACCTGCGCAATCCGGCCGGAGCCTTTTGGCGGGCGGCTCAGAAGTGGATCGTTCGGCCGTAGGCGTTCAGCACCGACTCGTGCATCATCTCGGAGAGCGTCGGGTGCGGGAATACCGAATTCATCAGGTCCTCTTCCGTCGTCTCCAGCGTGCGCGCGACGACGTAACCCTGGATGAGTTCGGTGACTTCGGCGCCGACCATGTGCGCGCCCAGAAGCTCACCGGTTTTCGCGTCGAAAACAGTTTTCACCATGCCCTCGGCCTCACCCAGCGCGATGGCCTTGCCGTTGCCGATGAAGGGAAAACGGCCGACCCTGACCTCATAACCCTTCTCCTTCGCCGCCGCTTCGGTATAGCCGACGGAAGCGACCTGCGGTTGGCAATAGGTGCAGCCGGCGATAGCTTCGGGGCGAACCGGGTGAACCATGTTCCTGTCGGCGATCAGTTCGGCGACCATAACGCCCTCATGGCTGGCCTTGTGCGCCAGCCACGGCGCGCCGGCGATGTCGCCGATGGCGAAAACTCCGTCGACGCCGGTGCGGCAGTATTCATCGACCACGACATGCGTGCGGTCGACCTTGACCCCCAGTTCTTCGAGGCCCAGCCCCTCGACATTGCCGACGATGCCGACGGCGGAGATCACGGTGTCGAACTCATGCTTTTCGGTTTTGCCGTTGGCCTCGATATGGGCGGTCACCTTGCCTTTCGCGCGGTCGAGTTTCTTGACCATGGCTTTCTCCATGATCTTCATACCCTGCTTCTCGAACTGCTTTTTCGCGTGGCCGCTGATCTCCGCGTCCTCGACCGGGAGGATGCGGTCGAGCACCTCGACGACGGTCGTTTCGGCGCCGAGCGTATTGTAGAAGCTGGCGAACTCGATGCCGATGGCGCCGGAGCCGATCACCAGCAGCTTCTTCGGCATCCTGGGCGGCTGAAGGGCGTGCTTGTAGGTCCAGACCAGGTCGCCGTCCGCCTCAAGCCCGGGCAGTT encodes:
- the arsB gene encoding ACR3 family arsenite efflux transporter — translated: MTDTSLPAAAGLGTFERWLSIWVALAIGAGLALGNLFPGVFSTLAALEVASVNLPVAVLIWAMVYPMMVGVDFSALRQAGDKPKGLVVTLVVNWMIKPFTMAALGVLFFNHVFAGLIPPDDAQAYLAGVILLGAAPCTAMVFVWSNLTRGDATYTLVQVSVNDVVMVFAFAPIVAFLLGVTDIVVPWDTLLLSVGLYVMLPLLAGYLTRRNLVRKGGEAEVDAFKSRVQPFSIVGLLVTVVLLFGFQGEVILDRPLVIALIAVPLLIQSYGIFFVAYGAARAWRIPFNVAAPCALIGTSNFFELAVAVAISLFGLGSGAALATVVGVLVEVPVMLSLVAFANRTKHWFPEGKDPA
- the arsC gene encoding arsenate reductase (glutaredoxin) (This arsenate reductase requires both glutathione and glutaredoxin to convert arsenate to arsenite, after which the efflux transporter formed by ArsA and ArsB can extrude the arsenite from the cell, providing resistance.); this translates as MTIVIHHNSACGTSRNVLAIIKASGETPVVIDYLETGWTRPQLLALFAAADLTPRNALRVKRSPAEELGLLDPAVSDETLIAAMIEHPVLVNRPIVCTPKGVRLCRPSELVLDLLDRLPPGPMTKEDGTPLIDAKGNRVG
- a CDS encoding ArsR/SmtB family transcription factor, translating into MDKLHALDSFAALSQPTRLEVFRLLIMAGEVGMSAGEISDTLGVRQNTMSANLAILARSGLVRNERQGRNIRYFADMDGLRGLLAYLLEDCCGGSPALCQPFIDELACVCNESVVAKDDAAK
- the arsH gene encoding arsenical resistance protein ArsH; the protein is MADTPNIEERHFHPFDAARLSAPARVSRPARILLLYGSLRARSYSRLMTEEAARVLTRLGAETWTYRPVGLPLPDDEDANADHPKVRELRDLVAWSDGMVWCSPERHGAMTGVMKTQIDWIPLSIGGVRPTQGKTLAVMQVSGGSQSFNAVNQLRILGRWMRLLTIPNQSSTPKAFLEFDSDGRMKPSPFYDRMVDVMEELLKFTILTRDGKDYLLDRYSERKESAAALSKRVNQKAI
- the lpdA gene encoding dihydrolipoyl dehydrogenase produces the protein MAASYDVIVIGSGPGGYVGAIRAAQLGLKTCVVEREHLGGICLNWGCIPTKALLRSSEVFHLMHRAKEFGLSAEGVGYDLDAVVKRSRGVAKQLNSGVGHLLKKNKIDVVMGEAKIAGKGKVTVNTAKGEEKLEAKNIIVATGARARELPGLEADGDLVWTYKHALQPPRMPKKLLVIGSGAIGIEFASFYNTLGAETTVVEVLDRILPVEDAEISGHAKKQFEKQGMKIMEKAMVKKLDRAKGKVTAHIEANGKTEKHEFDTVISAVGIVGNVEGLGLEELGVKVDRTHVVVDEYCRTGVDGVFAIGDIAGAPWLAHKASHEGVMVAELIADRNMVHPVRPEAIAGCTYCQPQVASVGYTEAAAKEKGYEVRVGRFPFIGNGKAIALGEAEGMVKTVFDAKTGELLGAHMVGAEVTELIQGYVVARTLETTEEDLMNSVFPHPTLSEMMHESVLNAYGRTIHF